The Rhododendron vialii isolate Sample 1 chromosome 1a, ASM3025357v1 region TTTTCCTACGCCCGGGTCATAGGCCATAGCCCACGGCCAGGGGGCCATCCTTCCTTCTGGATCTTCTGAGGAGAAGGTGAAACCACCCAGACAATAAAGCTTGCCGCGGAGAACTAGGCAGCTGGGGTTTGTAACAGGACTAGGCGTTTTAGCAACACTCTCCCATTCCCCGCTACGCCCAgtaacaccaccaccaccattggtgAGTTTGATACGTTGCACAGAAGTTCCCGGATCCTCAATAGAGGTCAGATTTCCATCAGCGCAAAGGCGGTATAAAGTAGCAGGctgtttggtggtggtggtggtgggaccCAAAACCGCCCAGCCTGTAACCCCACGGAATTTTCTAGCCCAGCTGTCTAAATCGCTAGTGGCTATAGGTTCGAGATTGACGGATACATAATCATCGTCTTCATGAAAAGGAAGAAGGTAGCTGGGGATTTTGCGATAGTAAGGCGAGAGAGCAGGCGGGAGAGTGAGGTCGAGGACGGAGGGACGAGGTTGGTTGTGGTTAGGGTCGTCGGAGACATCGAATGCGTACCAGTTGTACTTGCTAACACCGGAAGGATCGCCTACGGCGATGATACATACggatctctctttctcctcttctttttctggTGGAAGGTTGGGAGAAACCGACGACGCCGCCGGCGATGACACGACGATATTGCTTGCCATCGCCAACCAAGACTAGAAGGATAGGAGCTATTTCCTGGAGCTAGGGCTTTTTTAGAAGGATTGTGCCAACACGGTCGTCTTCTACTTTTCACAAATTACAACATCAACCCGTATTGTTGAGTTCGGTTgccattttttttatgttctgtttggaacctaggaaaggaaaagaaaaggaaaggaaaatgagagaaaaataagtaggaaaatttactattcaccaCACACttgaaatctttattttcttttatctttctcTTCTAACCAAATAAtaggaggaaattttttttaattttcctttcttttccctgatttccaaacagagccttagttttaattttgttttttaattattattctatatCTTTCTCTAACcattatcaaaactaaactaaactgcCGATGAAACAAAACTGTTTTTACCTTTCTATTCTAATCCTCCCACGAGGGCTTGGATTCATTTTGAGTAACATTTCTACTTTGAAAATCACTCACCGTATTTACAACGTTGTACAGTATTCAGGAAAAATGATTTCTGAAAATCATGTTTCAAAATCTGTTAACGAAAAAAAGGATTTTCTGCAAAACTATCTGAAAGATGTAACCAAACAGGTTGGGGAGGGGGGATTTTTTAAATCACCTGTGAATTCTCACTGCCGCTGGCGATAAATGTGCTATTCAACCCACCAAAGCAGGACCGGATCACATACTTTTCTTGCTTGTGGCCAGTATACTTCAAGGGTTTCACCCATTTTCCATAAACATCCCACGTGGATCTCCTGGCTGCTAAAAATTGTACTTTTTAAATGCCCAAGATCCAGGCTTCTTAGGGTTGGACCGGCCTTGGATATGTTTATATAGAGCAGGTCTTGGATATGTTTATATAGAGCAGAGAGAGTTTGATTATGAGTACCGAAAAAATGGGTACAAAAAATGTATGAAGACACATGGAGTTTACTTTTGGGCTCTACATGAATAATTCAAATCCTTATCCTTccttaattttgaatttttttttaaatggtcttgcaaaaaatcaactcaattgaatATTATGCATAATTTGTTAATTcaatcttctaatttttcatttaaaatCCAATATCTTAAATTTTGAATGAGATTTGGAAGATTATCAACCTTTTACACCAATCGACTGTAGCTGATTTTTACCGTGTTcccttaaaaataattttaaaattattgaacaattcaaattttgaccGCATGTGTTGTATATTTTTTGGTTCCCGGTGACGGGGTCACCTTCGAGAGGCCAAGACAGATCGAGAAACCGACGAAGGAAAAAGAAACggtacaacaacaaaaatattacAGAGGAATAGACAAGGGAGtcgaaaaagaaagagaggacaGGGAGAGAGACTAGGGATTGAAGACCCTACCGAAGATGACCCCGTCGCCGCCCGAAACCCCTAAAGGCGACTGCCGAGAAACCACAAATTTGGCCCCCATAAACAATTAGGAGAAAGATCCATCCGTCGAGATCCATATCACTGGTAAAAACCACCAGCACCGCTGCCTTCCACCGTCTCGTTACCCACCGATCAGTTTTTGTAAATAGAGAGAAGAGTAGATCAAAATTCGAAaggtggaagagagagaagaatgggtagagggggggaggggggcgCCTCCCTGCCGAAAGGAAAccctaagagcaagtttaccgaTACCTAGTTAAAAAAACTTgtgaacagtgcacatttttcattttatctactaatatttctttcaatactacaccaatactatctatttaaactattctctattaaaatacacattttttcaacattttcctTTATCCTATTATTAtaatatgagagagaggggaaaggaGAGGGAGataaaaagaattaaataatcaaataaatagaattccTGATGAACAGTTGTTAGGTATTAATACCTAACCAATCCTTCAAAGCTATTTTACCTCTCTTTATACCTCTTCTACTGTAAgttattttttcagttttcctTTGATAAAATAGCTAAAATAGCCATTTTACATCAtttgataaacttgctctaagagcatgtacaccaagaCTTAGGTAAACTAACTATTAAACAGTGTAAAATTGTATTTTTGCTAGtctctttttcctttcatgCTACACCAGTATTCTCAATAACCTTCTCtatcccattaaaatactattaCTCAACATTTCTATACACACATAGTTGTCGATTATCCCCGTTGGTCTTGTTCCATTTTGCCGGCAACTGTTCAAGGCCACCTGAGTTGTGCCTTTTTGCCTGAGGTGGGAAACTGGATTGGTGTTGTTCAATTTACGTGTAGGAAATGGCAAGAAAGTTGTTGGGTTTTGTGTGGGGGTGAGATTGGTGTGGTTGATTACGAGATTTGGGCAGAAAAATATGGGGTTTTAGATGGGTCTACCCCAAAACCTTGATCCGCAACGTCGGAGATGCAA contains the following coding sequences:
- the LOC131302258 gene encoding uncharacterized protein LOC131302258 isoform X2; translation: MASNIVVSSPAASSVSPNLPPEKEEEKERSVCIIAVGDPSGVSKYNWYAFDVSDDPNHNQPRPSVLDLTLPPALSPYYRKIPSYLLPFHEDDDYVSVNLEPIATSDLDSWARKFRGVTGWAVLGPTTTTTKQPATLYRLCADGNLTSIEDPGTSVQRIKLTNGGGGVTGRSGEWESVAKTPSPVTNPSCLVLRGKLYCLGGFTFSSEDPEGRMAPWPWAMAYDPGVGKWEPLPDPPCRPKDRDCPTFTAALDGGQWGPGIVVAWNGLLQIYHVNARSWGIQPFDCDHVFSRPRNAARPKNKGRRAVAVENMLYWYVVKEQCLVGYDLVTENWFRGHLPMHNHHDYILWDNHSPPSLVHLGRDGVDYEFCLSWVSRLPPRPKMEKEACISRLHCLKVCVFITNKIIRKTGIYHLEVSIITCQSYLVDGMKTFRGAMLV